One window from the genome of Terriglobales bacterium encodes:
- a CDS encoding metallophosphoesterase family protein — protein MRVLLISDIHSNLEGLQACLAAAPSCDLVVNLGDIVGYGASPNEVTDESRKLGGLFVRGNHDKACTGIMGVEAFNPVAGLAALWTKKVLTPENLEFLKDLPHGPVPLDGVADIQLVHGSPLDEDEYIIVLRDAVEPLMRATVPLTFFGHTHIQCMFSVKAGRLEMMRPMYRTKDEVDAYEVKLQKGVKYLVNPGSVGQPRDGDRRAGFAVFDTEDYTFTFRRVPYNIEGAQKRIMEAKLPDRLATRLADGR, from the coding sequence ATGCGCGTACTCCTGATCAGCGACATCCATTCGAACCTTGAAGGGCTGCAGGCGTGCCTGGCGGCGGCGCCCAGTTGCGACCTGGTGGTCAACCTGGGCGACATCGTCGGGTACGGCGCCAGTCCCAACGAGGTCACCGACGAGTCGCGCAAGCTGGGCGGGCTGTTCGTGCGCGGCAATCACGACAAGGCTTGCACCGGCATCATGGGCGTGGAGGCCTTCAACCCGGTCGCCGGCCTGGCTGCCTTGTGGACCAAGAAAGTCCTGACCCCGGAAAACCTGGAGTTCCTCAAAGACCTGCCCCACGGCCCCGTGCCGCTGGACGGCGTGGCCGATATCCAGCTGGTGCACGGCTCGCCCCTCGACGAGGACGAGTACATCATCGTGCTGCGCGACGCGGTCGAGCCGCTGATGCGCGCCACCGTCCCCCTGACCTTCTTCGGACACACCCACATCCAGTGCATGTTCTCAGTCAAAGCCGGCAGGCTGGAGATGATGCGTCCCATGTACCGCACCAAGGACGAAGTGGACGCTTATGAAGTGAAGCTGCAGAAGGGCGTGAAATACCTGGTGAACCCGGGTTCGGTGGGCCAGCCGCGCGACGGCGATCGCCGCGCCGGGTTCGCGGTCTTCGACACCGAGGATTACACCTTCACCTTCCGGCGCGTCCCCTACAACATCGAGGGGGCGCAGAAGCGCATCATGGAAGCCAAGCTGCCCGACCGCCTGGCCACCCGGCTGGCCGACGGCCGCTAG
- the rnhA gene encoding ribonuclease HI, translated as MKAVTITTDGACIGNPGPGGWACVLRFGRQVAEMYGCDPQTTNNRMELTAVIQALSALQEPCAVTLNTDSEYVQKGITQWLRGWKAHDWTRKEGSRRVPIANKELWQQLDALIGAHEIAWKWVRGHATHADNIRCDKLANRAAREQLSSGGMRFVRAGGPD; from the coding sequence ATGAAGGCCGTGACCATCACGACCGATGGCGCCTGTATCGGCAATCCCGGGCCCGGGGGCTGGGCCTGCGTGCTGCGCTTTGGCCGCCAGGTCGCCGAAATGTACGGCTGCGACCCGCAGACCACCAACAACCGCATGGAACTGACCGCGGTCATTCAGGCGCTCAGCGCGTTGCAGGAGCCGTGCGCAGTCACCCTGAACACCGATTCCGAGTACGTGCAGAAGGGCATCACCCAGTGGCTGCGAGGGTGGAAAGCCCACGACTGGACGCGCAAGGAAGGCTCGCGGCGCGTCCCCATCGCCAATAAGGAACTCTGGCAGCAGCTCGACGCGCTGATCGGCGCCCACGAGATCGCCTGGAAGTGGGTGCGCGGCCACGCCACCCACGCCGACAACATCCGCTGCGACAAGCTGGCCAACAGGGCCGCCCGGGAACAGCTTTCCTCGGGCGGAATGCGGTTTGTAAGAGCGGGGGGTCCGGACTAG
- a CDS encoding GatB/YqeY domain-containing protein — translation MPIPEQVQKDMVAAMKAKEELRLSTLRMVKAALKNKEIEKRQPLTDTEAMAVLNTLIKQRKDSVEQFTKGGRQELADKESAEIRIIEGYLPKAAGEEEIVSTVRAVIAEMGAPTMKEMGAVMKNVMARFAGARVDGKLVSDTVKKELSK, via the coding sequence ATGCCTATCCCGGAACAGGTCCAGAAGGACATGGTCGCTGCCATGAAGGCCAAGGAGGAGCTGCGGCTCTCCACCCTGCGCATGGTCAAGGCGGCGCTCAAGAACAAGGAAATCGAGAAGCGCCAGCCCCTGACCGACACCGAGGCCATGGCGGTGCTCAACACGCTCATCAAGCAGCGCAAGGATTCGGTCGAGCAGTTCACCAAGGGCGGGCGCCAGGAACTGGCCGACAAGGAGAGCGCCGAGATCCGCATCATCGAAGGCTATCTGCCAAAAGCCGCGGGCGAGGAGGAGATCGTCTCCACGGTGCGGGCGGTGATCGCCGAGATGGGCGCCCCGACCATGAAGGAGATGGGCGCGGTCATGAAGAACGTGATGGCCCGTTTCGCCGGGGCGCGGGTGGACGGCAAGCTGGTCAGCGACACGGTCAAGAAAGAGCTCAGCAAGTAA
- a CDS encoding alanine--glyoxylate aminotransferase family protein codes for MLRKSRLFTPGPTPLLPVAAQAMASADIHHRTADFRALYQRVLSDLRVFIGTGNPVVLMASSGTGAMEAAVANLTSPGEKVLVLTAGKFGERWRALCKAYGCDTQQVTAEYGQAIPLEAVRGKLTPEMRVVFVQATESSTGARHPIAQIARLARENGSLLVVDAITGLGTTELDVDGWGVDVIIGGSQKALMIPPGLAYCAVSERAWQAMEKSKNPRFYFDLRKERAAGEKGESAFTPAIALVAALGAALDYIRAAGSGDLAAGRDALIHNAETAAGMTRAAARALGLQLFAPDAPSNALTAVVPPANVDSGVIVKDFRERFGAVVANGQGEMKGKIFRIAHIGYYDYLDTMGIIGALEHVIAKVTSPKHVEFGAALRAAQEVYIRAATSAQSLVASR; via the coding sequence ATGCTCCGTAAATCGCGTCTTTTTACTCCCGGCCCGACGCCCTTGCTGCCCGTCGCGGCCCAGGCCATGGCCTCGGCCGACATCCATCACCGGACAGCTGACTTCCGCGCCCTCTACCAGCGCGTGCTTTCCGACCTGCGGGTCTTTATCGGGACCGGCAATCCGGTCGTTCTGATGGCTTCCTCCGGCACCGGCGCCATGGAGGCGGCGGTCGCCAACCTGACCTCGCCCGGAGAAAAGGTGCTGGTGCTGACCGCGGGCAAGTTCGGAGAGCGCTGGCGCGCCCTGTGCAAGGCGTACGGATGCGACACGCAGCAGGTGACCGCCGAGTACGGCCAGGCCATCCCGCTGGAAGCGGTCCGCGGCAAGCTGACCCCGGAGATGCGCGTGGTGTTCGTGCAGGCGACGGAAAGCTCGACCGGCGCGCGCCATCCCATCGCGCAGATCGCCCGCCTGGCGCGCGAGAACGGGTCGCTGTTGGTGGTGGACGCCATCACCGGCCTGGGGACCACGGAATTGGACGTGGACGGCTGGGGCGTCGACGTCATCATCGGCGGCTCCCAGAAGGCGCTGATGATCCCTCCCGGGCTGGCCTATTGCGCGGTCAGCGAGCGCGCCTGGCAGGCCATGGAAAAGAGCAAGAACCCGCGCTTCTATTTCGACCTGCGCAAGGAGCGCGCTGCCGGGGAAAAGGGCGAGTCCGCCTTCACCCCCGCCATCGCCTTGGTGGCGGCGTTGGGGGCCGCGCTGGATTACATCCGGGCCGCGGGCAGCGGCGACCTGGCCGCCGGGCGTGATGCCCTGATCCACAACGCGGAAACCGCCGCCGGCATGACCCGCGCCGCCGCCCGCGCCCTGGGTCTGCAGCTCTTCGCGCCCGACGCTCCCTCCAATGCACTCACCGCCGTCGTCCCCCCGGCCAATGTCGATTCCGGGGTGATCGTGAAGGACTTCCGTGAGCGCTTCGGGGCCGTGGTGGCCAACGGACAGGGGGAGATGAAGGGCAAGATCTTCCGCATCGCCCATATCGGCTACTACGACTATCTCGACACCATGGGCATCATCGGGGCGCTGGAGCACGTGATCGCCAAAGTGACTTCGCCCAAGCACGTGGAGTTCGGCGCCGCGCTGCGGGCCGCGCAGGAGGTCTACATCCGCGCCGCCACCTCGGCACAGTCGCTGGTCGCCAGTCGCTAG